One stretch of Gambusia affinis linkage group LG05, SWU_Gaff_1.0, whole genome shotgun sequence DNA includes these proteins:
- the LOC122831704 gene encoding uncharacterized protein LOC122831704 has product MLRSELEINIDEEFFWTDSQVVLAYINNEARRFHVFVANRVQLIREITDPKQWHYIDTAQNPADHASRGLSASEIMTTCWLSGPKFLWEQEISYSAAPSAELLVGDPEVKAVKTFTTQTSEQDTILRRFERFSSWSMLLKVVARIRRLRPNITQYGSVVTAVERKGAADAIIKLLQQQSFFQELRVLKAKDSLPSSSPLFQLDPVVDQGLLRVGGRLKKSTLCQELKHPIILPKDHHITNLIISHFHSEICHQGRSQTLMEIRANGFWVIGGSKEVAKLINRCVQCRKLRRPLEEQRMSELPKERVEVSDPFIYSGMDCFGPFTTKQGRKEQKRYGLLFTCLSSRAVHIEMLENLSTDSFINGLRCFISLRGAVCKLYCDQGTNFIGAKNELKEALKECDRDALEAFLADKQCEFVFNAPSASHAGGVWERQIRTIRSVLNATIAQSQGRLDDASLRTLFYEAMSIINGRPLSVDGINDPKSPEPLTPNHLILMKSKVALPPPGKFVKEDLYARKRWRRVQYLTEQFWSRWKVEYLLNISTRQKWHRSRRNLEVNDIVIIKEDILPRSQWQLGRVVEAPQEDDGLVRRVKLQVGERHSVKKQCTTHKPHIIERPVQKLVVLIESH; this is encoded by the coding sequence ATGCTAAGATCAGAGCTCGAGATTAACATTGATGAGGAGTTCTTTTGGACTGACTCCCAAGTAGTCTTGGCATATATCAACAATGAGGCACGAAGATTTCATGTCTTTGTCGCAAATCGTGTCCAGTTGATCAGGGAAATTACAGATCCCAAACAGTGGCACTACATTGACACAGCTCAGAATCCAGCAGACCATGCCTCTAGAGGCCTTAGTGCATCAGAGATTATGACAACCTGCTGGCTATCTGGCCCAAAGTTTCTGTGGGAACAAGAGATTTCCTACTCAGCTGCTCCCTCAGCTGAACTGTTGGTAGGTGATCCAGAAGTTAAAGCAGTCAAAACCTTTACAACTCAAACAAGCGAACAAGACACCATCCTCAGACGCTTCGAAAGGTTCTCTAGCTGGTCAATGCTCCTTAAAGTAGTGGCAAGAATAAGAAGACTGAGACCAAACATAACCCAATATGGCAGTGTTGTAACAGCGGTTGAACGCAAAGGAGCCGCTGATGCAATAATAAAACTCCTTCAGCAGCAATCCTTTTTTCAAGAGCTAAGAGTGTTGAAGGCAAAAGATAGTCTCCCAAGTTCAAGCCCTCTCTTTCAACTGGATCCTGTTGTAGATCAGGGACTTCTCCGGGTTGGAGGAAGACTAAAAAAGTCAACACTCTGCCAAGAGTTGAAACACCCTATTATCCTTCCAAAAGACCATCACATTACAAACCTGATCATATCTCACTTTCATTCAGAGATTTGTCATCAAGGCCGAAGCCAGACGCTCATGGAGATCAGAGCAAATGGGTTTTGGGTGATTGGTGGGAGCAAAGAAGTTGCAAAACTAATAAACAGATGTGTTCAATGTCGAAAACTTCGACGGCCTCTTGAGGAACAACGCATGTCTGAGCTACCGAAGGAACGAGTTGAAGTCTCGGATCCTTTCATTTACAGTGGAATGGATTGTTTCGGACCATTCACCACCAAGCAAGGTCGCAAGGAGCAAAAGAGGTATGGACTCCTCTTTACCTGCCTTTCCTCACGCGCAGTCCACATTGAAATGTTAGAGAATCTGTCTACAGACTCTTTCATTAACGGCCTAAGATGCTTCATCAGCTTAAGAGGAGCTGTCTGTAAGCTGTACTGCGACCAAGGTACAAATTTCATTGGGGCcaaaaatgagctaaaagaGGCTCTCAAGGAATGTGACAGAGATGCCCTGGAGGCTTTCCTTGCAGATAAACAGTGCGAGTTCGTATTTAACGCTCCATCTGCCAGCCACGCCGGAGGTGTGTGGGAACGACAGATTCGAACCATCCGCAGTGTTCTCAATGCCACCATTGCTCAATCACAAGGCAGGCTGGATGATGCTTCTCTAAGAACACTGTTTTATGAGGCAATGTCTATAATCAATGGCCGACCACTAAGCGTTGATGGAATCAATGACCCTAAATCACCTGAACCTCTAACTCCAAACCACCTCATATTAATGAAATCAAAAGTTGCACTGCCTCCTCCTGGAAAGTTTGTGAAGGAAGACTTGTATGCAAGGAAAAGATGGCGCAGAGTGCAATATCTAACAGAACAGTTTTGGAGTAGGTGGAAAGTGGAGTACCTTCTGAACATTTCTACAAGACAAAAATGGCACCGGTCTCGTCGCAACCTTGAGGTCAATGACATTGTCATCATAAAGGAAGACATACTTCCCAGAAGTCAGTGGCAACTGGGTCGAGTTGTTGAAGCACCACAAGAGGATGATGGTTTGGTGCGCAGAGTCAAGCTTCAAGTTGGTGAACGACATTCAGTAAAGAAGCAGTGTACAACACACAAACCTCACATTATTGAGAGACCTGTTCAAAAACTTGTAGTTCTTATAGAAAGTCACTAA